In a genomic window of Struthio camelus isolate bStrCam1 chromosome 16, bStrCam1.hap1, whole genome shotgun sequence:
- the LOC138061138 gene encoding fibrinogen-like protein 1-like protein: MAAQHSRLLFFACVLALLAPLLAVDIENLDILKGSLDAIINLPPEEPSSAQDGGNIRQSRSIELQQAEHRSWPKDCSEIPAGSPSGIYIIQPTGHHQLVVYCEMNVTGGGWTVIQRNRDNTEITWAESWSTYKYGFGNVQSDYWLGTEYIYRIVQQKVYQVKFVIQDARNTTKFADYNLFNLEDESQGYRLRLGSYTGTAGDAMTSSSSSTVHDNMKFSAKDQDQDTYSGNCASSYGGGWWYSACYSVRLNVKGAITWGSLCNGNCKSSLILIKPASYC, from the exons ATGG CTGCTCAGCACTCCCGTCTCCTGTTCTTCGCCTGCGTGCTAGCCCTGTTAGCCCCGCTTCTTGCTGTGGACATTGAAAACCTGGACATACTAAAAGGAAGCTTAGATGCAATCATTAATCTCCCTCCAGAGGAGCCCAGCTCTG CTCAAGATGGAGGAAACATACGGCAGAGCAGATCCATTGAACTTCAGCAGGCAGAGCACCGCA GTTGGCCCAAGGACTGCAGTGAGATTCCTGCTGGCAGCCCCAGTGGCATCTACATCATCCAGCCCACAGGGCACCACCAGCTTGTGGTGTACTGTGAAATGAATGTGACAGGTGGGGGCTGGACAGTCATCCAGAGGAACCGGGACAACACAGAGATCACCTGGGCCGAGTCCTGGAGCACCTACAAGTACGGCTTTGGGAATGTGCAGAGCGACTACTGGCTGGGCACCGAGTACATCTATCGGATTGTCCAGCAGAAGGTCTACCAGGTCAAGTTTGTCATCCAGGATGCCAGAAATACCACCAAGTTCGCAGACTATAATCTTTTCAATCTGGAAGATGAATCCCAAGGCTACCGGTTGAGGCTGGGCTCCTACACAGGGACTGCGGGGGACGCCATGACTTCAAGCAGTTCTTCTACTGTGCACGACAACATGAAGTTCTCTGCTAAAGACCAGGATCAGGACACTTACAGCGGGAACTGTGCCTCCAGCTATGGGGGTGGGTGGTGGTACTCAGCATGTTATTCTGTACGGCTGAATGTTAAGGGTGCCATAACATGGGGTAGCCTGTGCAATGGGAACTGCAAATCCTCTCTCATCCTCATCAAACCAGCTTCCTACTGCTAG